One region of Thermococcus sp. CX2 genomic DNA includes:
- a CDS encoding FAD-dependent oxidoreductase — MRVVIVGDGPGGVELAKRLSGDFEVTIVDKEELPYYSKPMLSHYIAGFVDEKALFPYSAEWYERNGIDLRLGVEAKVIDRARKVLVTSRGEIPYDVLVLATGARAREPSVPGREHVLTLRTFDDAKMIRERLEEEGEITVIGGGFIGLELAGNVAKAGYSVKLIHRSKNFLRLDEELSEKLQEKLEEVGVEFHLEANLLKADENGVETDRGYISGRLKVCAFGVVPNKELALRSGIHAGRGIFIDAGFRTSAKDVYAIGDCAEYSGTICGTAKAAVEHAKILTNLLRGQDNSHDFSFCSALFKFADLNVALIGRTRGEGRWLDEKTKVFYKDEKPIGAVVLGDVRRAMEVEKAIKEGLPID, encoded by the coding sequence GTGAGGGTTGTAATAGTCGGCGATGGGCCCGGAGGAGTTGAGCTTGCCAAGAGACTCTCGGGGGACTTTGAAGTAACAATAGTGGACAAAGAAGAGCTCCCTTACTACTCAAAGCCGATGCTGAGCCACTACATAGCAGGATTCGTGGATGAAAAGGCCCTTTTTCCGTATTCAGCCGAATGGTACGAGCGGAATGGAATAGACCTCAGATTAGGCGTTGAAGCCAAGGTCATAGACAGAGCGAGGAAGGTTCTCGTAACGAGCAGAGGGGAGATTCCCTATGACGTCCTCGTTCTTGCGACTGGCGCGAGGGCAAGAGAGCCTTCCGTACCCGGGAGGGAGCACGTCCTGACCCTAAGAACCTTTGACGACGCCAAGATGATAAGGGAAAGGCTTGAGGAAGAGGGAGAAATCACAGTCATCGGCGGCGGCTTTATAGGGCTTGAGCTGGCCGGGAATGTTGCCAAGGCTGGCTATTCTGTCAAGCTCATTCATAGGAGCAAGAATTTCCTCAGGCTGGACGAGGAGCTAAGCGAAAAGCTCCAGGAAAAGCTGGAGGAGGTCGGAGTTGAGTTCCACCTCGAGGCCAACCTCCTGAAGGCCGATGAGAACGGTGTGGAGACCGATAGGGGATACATCTCTGGGAGGCTTAAGGTCTGCGCCTTCGGGGTAGTTCCCAACAAAGAGCTGGCTTTGAGGAGCGGAATCCACGCCGGGCGTGGAATATTCATAGATGCAGGGTTCAGAACCTCCGCGAAGGACGTCTATGCAATAGGCGACTGCGCCGAGTACAGCGGGACGATATGCGGGACTGCCAAAGCCGCCGTGGAGCATGCAAAGATCCTCACAAACCTGCTCAGGGGGCAGGATAACAGCCACGACTTCTCCTTCTGCTCGGCGCTCTTTAAGTTCGCCGACTTAAACGTTGCATTGATTGGAAGAACAAGGGGAGAAGGCAGGTGGCTTGATGAAAAAACGAAAGTTTTCTACAAAGATGAAAAGCCCATTGGGGCAGTTGTGCTCGGAGACGTAAGGAGAGCCATGGAGGTTGAAAAAGCAATCAAAGAAGGGCTGCCTATTGACTGA